The proteins below are encoded in one region of Nilaparvata lugens isolate BPH chromosome X, ASM1435652v1, whole genome shotgun sequence:
- the LOC120354584 gene encoding uncharacterized protein LOC120354584, with the protein MALNEKVMFAMLEKIKNEINDSTLTIIKQVISELNIPSLLEEQNKRMDKLTEENDRLKIEVSRQRVVIDSMRREKNLIFYGMEEREGERREQIMEKIMDLSNSVMKVDLKEADIDFVKRLGTAGPGVKRPIMLSLVSNMKRQSIINNSARLKTCKLSVSPDYDKETREKKKKLYSVQRQLRDAGYDVKIKGIGLLINGNYTTWDNLTEDALKKYFEKASQSAFSASRRSKRTTHQKQDTAIATTGGTITSYLCTKRGQPK; encoded by the coding sequence ATGGCATTAAACGAGAAAGTTATGTTTGCGATGctggagaaaataaaaaatgagatcaaCGATAGCACGCTCACAATTATTAAGCAAGTgattagtgaattgaatattccaTCGTTACTTGAAGAGCAAAATAAAAGAATGGATAAGCTGACTGAGGAGAATGATAGATTGAAGATCGAGGTATCGCGGCAACGGGTAGTAATAGACTCCATGCGTAGAGAGAAAAATCTTATATTTTATGGAATGGaggagagagagggtgagaggcGTGAGCAGATTATGGAGAAGATAATGGATTTGAGTAATAGTGTAATGAAAGTCGATCTGAAAGAGGCAGATATAGATTTTGTCAAACGATTGGGAACTGCTGGCCCAGGTGTCAAACGCCCAATAATGTTGTCATTGGTATCGAACATGAAGAGACagagtattataaataatagtgcAAGATTAAAAACCTGTAAGCTATCTGTGTCTCCAGACTATGACAAGGAAActagagaaaagaagaagaagttgtatTCAGTCCAAAGGCAACTGCGGGATGCTGGCTATGACGTTAAAATCAAGGGAATCGGACTTCTAATCAATGGAAATTATACAACTTGggataatttgacagaagatgCGCTAAAAAAGTATTTTGAGAAGGCCTCGCAATCAGCATTCTCTGCGTCGCGTAGAAGTAAACGAACCACCCATCAGAAACAGGACACTGCTATAGCTACAACTGGAGGGACCATAACTTCATATCTTTGTACAAAACGCGGCCAGCCAAAGTAG